The DNA window ATAGACGGTGGCTGGAAAAATTCAATATTAGCACCAGGAATATTTTTAGCCTTTTCTTCAAGCTTTTCAATAATTTCCGCAGCAGATTCTTTACGATCTTCCCAACTTTTTAAATTGATCAAACAAGTTCCTGAATTCGACCCCGTACCCTCCGTAAGGATTTCATAACCTGCAAGAGAAGAAACTGACTGTACGCCATCAATATCCTCTGATTCTTTTAACAGTTCTTTTGCTATCTGATTCGTTCTCTCTAAAGTAGATCCTGGAGGTGTCTGAATAATTGCATAGATCATTCCCTGATCTTCACTTGGAATAAATCCTGAAGGAAGCGAATTACTTAGAAAGAAAGTACATAAACAAAAAGCCAATAACAGAGGTAATGTAAACATCTTTTTAGTCACTGTTTTATTCAGCAGCTTTTCATATTTCCCAGCACCCTTAGTAAATACACCATTGAATTTATCTAAAAATATTGTGATCAGATTTCTCTTTTTAGCTTTCCCGTGATTATTCTTTAATATTAAAGCACATAATGCGGGAGTCAATGTCAAGGCTACAATTCCTGAAAGGATAATTGCTGAAGCCATCGTGATCGAAAACTGACGGTAGAAAACACCAACCGGGCCAGACATAAAGGCAATAGGGATGAAAACGGATGCCATTACTAAAGTAATTGCGATAATTGCACCACTGATCTCATGCATTGCTTCTTCTGTTGCTTTTAGTGGAGAAAGTCCTTTCTCTTCCATTTTAGCATGGACAGCTTCAATTACTACAATTGCATCATCGACGACGACCCCGATCGCCATAACTAAAGCAAAGAGCGAGATCATATTTAATGTAATTCCAAAAGCGGACATTACAGCAAATGTTCCAACCAATGAAACAGGAACTGCTAAAGCTGGAATTAAAGTTGAACGCCAATCTCCTAAAAACAGGAATACCACAATTGCTACCAAAATAAATGCTTCGAATAAAGTATGCACGACCTTTTCAATAGAGGCATCCAGGAATCTTGAAACATCATAACTGATATCATAATGCATCCCTTTTGGAAAAGAGTTTTTCTGAAGGTCAGCCATCAAAGTTTTTACATTCTTAATAACGTCACTTGCATTTGAACCATAAGATTGTTTTACAGTAATCGCCGCAGAAGGTTTCCCATTTAATGTTGAATAAATATCATACATTGAACTACCAAACTCGATATCGGCAACATCTTTTAATCTTACAAATTCTCCAGCTGACTTAGCCTTTAGAATGATATTACCATAATCCTTTTCATTACTAAAACGACCAGGATATTTTAGGATATATTCGAATGATTGAGAACGTTTTCCGGAGCTCTCTCCTGTTTTACCTGGAGAGGCTTCTAAGCTTTGCTCATTTAAAGCTTCCATTACTTCATCTGCCGAAATATTGTAGGCTGTTAATCTGTCTGGTTTTAACCAAACACGCATTGCATATTCACGGGTTCCAAGAATATCTGCAAATCCAACTCCACTTACCCTTCTCAATTCAGACATTACATTAATATCTGCATAGTTGAACAGGAATTTCTGATCGGCCTTTGGATCATCACTGTATAAATTAATATACATCAACATGTTTGGTTCTTCACGGGTAATTTTCACCCCTTCACGAACTACCAGCGGAGGTAATTTATTAACCACCGAAGACACACGGTTTTGAACGTTTACAGCAGCAACATTGGGATCAGTACCCAAGTCAAATACAATTTGAATAGAGGCTTCACCGTCATTTCCGGCATCTGAAGTCATATACTTCATACCTGGAACACCATTTAAACCTCTTTCTAAAGGAATAACTACAGATTTAATTAACAGTTCATTGTTTGCTCCCGGATATTCCGCTGTAATATTTACTTTGGGTGGAGAGATGGAGGGAAACTGTGTCACGGGCAATTTTACCAATGACAGAACCCCCATAAATACGATAATCAATGAGATTACGATAGACAGAACAGGTCTGCGAATGAATTTCTTAAACATACAACTTCATTTTACGAGTAGACTACTCTGCTTTTAATTTCAATGATTGAATTACTTTTCTAGGGTCCTGGAATTTCACTTTTACTTTTTGATCATCTTTTACTTTTTGAACTCCTTCTAAAAGAAATTTATCTCCTTCCGAAAGTCCAGAAGCAACCACATAAAGATCTGGTAATTCGTAAGCTACTTTTATATTTTTAGATTTCAATACGCCATCTTTCCCTACCACAAATACATATTTCTGATCCTGAATTTCGTACGTTGCTTTTTGCGGAATAATTAGAGCATTTCTAAGGGGCAATGTCATTCTTACTTTTCCAGTTTCTCCATTTCTCAACAATTTATCTGGATTTGGAAACTTGGCACGGAAAGCAATATTTCCTGTCTCATTATCGAATTCCCCTTCAATGGTTTGGATCTCTCCTTTCTGAGGAAGCGCATCCCCATTTGCCATAATTAAAGTTACTTCTTTACTTCCCCTATCAGCAGCATGCATCTGATAGTTCAGGTATTCGGGTTCTGAAACATTAAAATAGGTATAGACATTGGTGTTATCAGACAAGCTTGTCAATAGATCACCTTCATCAATCAAGCTCCCTAACTTCAATGGAATTCTGTTGATAATACCAGAGTAAGGTGCTTTAATATCTGTAAATGATAAATGAATCTGAGCTAATTTCATTTCAGCATTGGCAGCATCTAGTTTAGCTTTTGCCATTGCTTTTTCATTCTTTGAAACAATATTATTATTAGCTAATGTACTGGCATTTCTCAGCTCAATATTAGCTTGCTCTACTTCAGCTTTAGATTTCATTAATTCAGCCTGATATAGCTGAGGCATAATTCGGAACAAGGTCTGTCCTGCGTGAACATACTGACCTTCATCTACATAAATCTTTTCAAGAAATCCTTTTTCCTGTGCGCGGATCTCAATGTTTTTTACGGATTGAATCTGAGTAACATAATCCTTATTAATTACTGTATCCATCTTTACCGGAGACGTAATTGGATATGTTGTGACTTCTTCTTTTTCTTCCTTCTTCTTATTGCAACTAGCAAATAACAAGAGGGTGCTTAGCGCTATGCCTGAGGCAGCTCTTTTCATAATTTTGAAATTATATAAATCGTTAATGTTTAATAGAATAGAATGGTAATAAAGATTAAACGTTATGATGATTACCAGCAAACACAACGCAGGAGTATTCCGCTCTGATAGGAGAGCAGAAAATAAATCAAAAAATGAATTTTATATTCTAATAGAACGTATCAGAATGAATTTTTTTACGGAGGAATAATTAGAAATAAAACCTTGTATAGCAGGTTTTAGCCGTTTGTAATTAAACAATCCAAAGAAGTATACTAAACTACAGACACTTACGAAAAGTACCACATTTTGCACGGTATCCGAAAATTGGAAATCATCTTCAATCAATTCCAAAGAATTATTTCCGACATTATCCGGCGCTTGCTGAATAGATAATTTCTCGTAGGTCTGATTTAAGCGATTTGCCTTTTTTGGTAAGTGGTGAGAAGTATGATCAGGAAAATGATTTTGTAATGTTTTGACATTGATCTTACTTTCCACTATAAAAAGCAGAAATAAGCTTGTCAAAAAGTATACAATATAGGTTCTCATTTTGAAGTGGCAAAGGTAAGCTTAGATTTGAATATTATTATACAGATTAACAAAATTTAACTCACCTTGAAAAATTCTGAATCCAAATTATTACAAAAATATAAAACTAAAGATTTAAGATTTAAAAAGACTTTACACCTTCTTCAGGCCATTTATGAATCAAAAAAACAGCATAAAAAAAATTCTTAAATAAAAAAAATATAGTTAAAAAAACAAAAATAGGTTTTTTGAAACCAACATATTTACCCACAATATATATGAATATTTATTTAATTTATTAAAAATTAACAAATATCCCGTAAAAAAATTGTAATTTTACACATTATAAACATCTAACCAATGAAAAACCAAATCACTTATAATTATGAAAAAAATATTTTATCCCATCATTATTGTTCTGGCTGTTGTATCAGTAACAGCGTGTAAAAGTTCGGCAAAAGATGAACCCGAAATTACAGCAACCCATCCTGTGGAAACGGATGAAATAACCAAAGATGTTTTTACAGACAGCTATGGAGACAAAATAGAAGTTGCTATTAATAATACAGAAAATACGGTAGTTGTTCATTTGAACGGTAAATCTTATGAGCTTAAGAAAAACAAAGATTTACCAGATTATACTGCATCCAATTCAGAATACCAATACTCAAATATCAGAGGCAATATCACTTTCCTGAAAAGAAATGTTGACATGGTTTTATTTCATCATAAGCAAGACAAAAAAGACTCTGGATCCAGCAAAATGGCTTCTTACTAATTAACCTTAAATCTTAGGTGTTTAAATAAAAACAATAACTATGAAAAAATTACATTATTACTTATTGACACTTTTTACATTTGCCCTTATTGTAGGTTGTACAAGTAAGACCGTACAACAAAGCAATAATGACATTACTGGAAAAACATGGAAACTAACGGAAATTAACGGGCAACCCATAAAGCTTAAAAACCCAAAGAACAACCCATATTTCTCATTAAATACAACTGACATGAGATATGAAGGGAATGCCGGATGTAATGGAGTAGGTGGCTCTTTTGAAATCAAACAGGACATAATGCGTATAAAATTCAATCAAGGAATGTCTACTATGATGGCCTGTGAAGATTTAGAAACTGAGCAGCTTTTTACCAAAGCATTACTTGCAACAGATAATTATTCTGTAAATGGAAATACCTTAACACTTAATAAGGCTAAAATGGCTCCACTGGCAAAGTTTGTTCTACAAAAATAAAATTAATATTTTGAATAATAAAGGCGCTTTACCTGAGGTAAAGCGCCTTTAATTTTATTTTTTATAAATCATATAACATATCAAAAGAGAAATATTCATGAGCACAGCAAAAGCATTGGATAAAATAATTGGAAGCTCATTCTTTAATATGCCATACCATACCCATAAAGAAAGACCAGATATAAGTACCAAAAGCATAATCCAGGAAATATCCTCAACATTTTTCTCTTTCAAAACCTTTAAAAGCTGAGGTACCATTGATATAGAGGTAAGTATACCTGCTACAATTCCAAGAATATTTACATTCATTTTGTTTAGATCTATCAGTTTGAAGATAGGAAATTAGATCAAATTGTTTAGATAAATTTTAAAATATTTAGCATTAGTTTTATTTAAAACGGGACAGGGAAACTTCATCTGGTAAAGAAACCTCCTCTTCAATAAACTGATACAGCCTTTTAGAAAAATAACATCCATTCAAAATTCCTCTCGCACCCAACCCATTGAAAACATACAAATTCTGATGCTCCGAATGTCTTCCTACAATAGGTCTTCTATCCTTTACAGTAGGCCTGAACCCAAAGTTAACTTCACGTACTTCAAAATCATTTGGATACAATTCAGACAGCGCCTTTATCAACTGTTCCACCGCAGAATCATCGATGTGATGATGGAGTTGCTCTCTGTCATAGGTTCCACCATAAAAATGGAGACCATTATTTACTGGAAATAGAAAATGTTTCTTTTTAATCGTAACATCTTTTTGAATAGCTTCAGAAAGTTTGACTTTTATGTGATGTCCTTTATTTGGAATTACAGCAATATCAGAAAAAAAAGGGTTGTCTTTCACTCCCATTCCTTCGCAAAAAATAACATGCTTAAAGGAGATATCTTTATATATATTATCAGATGTATTTAACTGATTATAATCGAATTTTTCTTTTACCAGTTGTTCATTTCTCTCAAAATATTTGAAAAAATCACTAAAAAATCCATCCACATCTAGTCTTGCAGACTGATTTACTTTCCCCGTGGAGAAAGGATTATTAACCCCATCCAAATGTTGAAATTCTTTATTTAAGAATTCAGAAAGATCTTCATTATCTGATTTCTTTAACCAGAGGCTCTGCTCATTTTCGTCATGGAAAATCCGATGAATAGGATTGGTAATTAAATAGTTCTTTTTGGTATATGATTCAATTTCCAAAAGACTATCCTTCAGAAAGTCTATCTGCTGTTGAGCAAGCCAGAAGGTCGTGAATTTTTTTAGAACTACAGGATTAATAATTCCTGCAGAAACTTGTGAAGCGCTTTTCCTTCCTTCAGAAAAAATAATAAAAGATTTATTATTCTTAATTAGCTGATGGGCAAAAAATAGTCCCGCATATCCATCTCCTACAATAATATAGTCTATATTTTTCATAATAAAAAAACCTGAGTAAAAGTACTCAGGTTTTGTATAAATATCAAGTGAAATCTAATAATTCCACATATCATTTTCCATATCTAGAATCTGACCTTTAATTCTGTCACTTTCTTCTAATTGCTCATCAGCATTCTTAGGAATGTAATCTTTGATTACACCATCTCCTAAACCTCCTGAAGATTTGTAGATAATTGACGAGAATCTTCTTGCATTGATAATATCATCAAAAGATAAATCAGCTGACGAATTTTTTCTGTTATACACAAAATTATTCGCTAATATCTCTCTTGCACTTGGATAATAGATCCAGAATAGATCAATCAACTCATCATTACTGGCAAGCGGTTTACCATCTGGTCCGATAACACCTTGAACAGCTGGATCTGGTCCCATTGCAGCAATACCAAGAGGTCTGTATTTCATTTGACCATCTCTTTTGTCAATAAACCACATACCCATAATCTTTAATACTTTCACCTTTTCAGTTGTTGTTTTAAAGACATCAGTGTACTCCTTCTTCTCCTGCTCAGTTAATGCTCTTCCAGAATTTAAAATATCAATAGCAGCATCAGCAACTCTTACACTTTCTAATCTCTTTTGAATTCCTTCAGGAGTTAGCTTAGTTACAAAATTCTCATCATCATATACTTCCTGAATTTTACCACTTGTAGCTGCATCCAATAATAACTGATACAAAGATCTTGTTTGAGTAGCAAGTAGACCATCAGGATTATCATAGTATAATGGCTGATTAATCTTATCATTCATATCAATAATCTCCCAAACAAACATACTCTTTAAGATATCTTTATCTTCTACAAAACCATATTCCAAAGGCTTTACAGTTTTATCGACAATCGTATCTCCAACTTTTTGTTTATTTTCAGCTCTCATTTGTCTGAACTCTTCCGGAGAAGATGCATTCAGAATAGTCTGGGAAAAAGCAAACCCCGAAACTACTACTAAAAAAGTGCTTATATATTTTTTCATAATATTATTTTAACTTATTAAAATTACTGAACATTGATTACAACAGGAGAGATATTTCTCAATGTCTGGTTTCCTAAACCTGTAGCAGTTGCTTTAATATCAAAGATATAAACTACATCTCCTGCTCTCACGTTTTTAACTAATCCAGCAGCTTCATCAAGGCTATTACCTTTGATCAATAGTGCCGCTCTACCTGGTACTTTTACCATAAACTGGTTAACAGTAAACGAAACCGGGAAGTCGAAATCAGGTAATGCTGCCTGTACCATTTGATTTGGAATTGAAGTAGCTGGAATATTCAATACCGTTTGGCCTCTCATTTGACCTTGCGGATTAGGAACATTTTTAATTCTATATTCAAATACCTGAGAAACTGTTTTACCATAAGGATCAGTTCCCGACAATGTCAATTTAATAGTATTTCCAGTAGAAGGAGTAATATTCCATTTTCCAGGACCAGTTCCTTTTACAACAGCACCAGGAGCAGATAATGATAATTTAGAATTATCAGCACCTAAGATAGATCCCGATACAGGATTCTCCAATCCTCTATACATTACATTCATCTTATCTGCTGAAAGTAACAATCCTTTTTCTAGTTTTACTTCTCTTGGTCCGGCAATTACATTATAAGTATGCGTCCAAGGGAAACTTTGAGGCTTACCAGAAGCATCTGTTAATGTAATATTACCACTTAAAGTATGTTCGCCAATACCTGATCCAGAAATTGGGATAATCCCTTTTCCATTCTCAAGTTTGCTTACTCCTGTAATATTGATCTTATTACTTGTTGAATAAGTTCCTAACATAACTTTAACTTCTGCCTGCTTACCAGACTGGATATCAACCGGTCCAGAAACAATTGGCTCATAGCTGCTAAATTTAATGCTAGCATCTACTTTTTCTTGAAGTAATAATGCCAATGCATCAGATTGTACGTTTCTAGCATCATTCTGGATAATCTCTAAATTAGAGATCGCAGCAATAAGTGGCTGATGATAAAATTTATTCTGAAACCAAGTCTTCTCATTTGGTGATTTTCCTTTTGGATATTCAGCAATAAGAGATTTGTTAGCTCTTTCAACTAAGTCTTTTAACTGCGCATTGTTTCCAAAAGTAGCATTAATGTAATTTCTTACATCATCTATTTTACTTTTTAGTTCCAATGCTCCTTTCGAAGGTGAGTTTTCATCTCCATCAGCAAAGAAATAATGTGTTGTTGCATCATTATTGTTAAGTGCAGCAAAATTTTCGCTTACATCAACATCTTTCTTTGTTTCAGGATCTTTATCATGAAAGTCTGATTCCTTGTTAAGGGTATTTTTAATACCTTGAGCTGCAACAACCAATGCATCAATCTTTCCTTTTAAAACTTTATATTGTTCCCAAGGTTGTTGATAGGTATCTGGTACCTGCTGAGCTTTAGCTTCTAATGTTTTTTCAAAAATTTTCTCATTCTTTTTCTCCGTTAAAGTTCTTGTTTCATTAAGAGCTTTTGTAGAGTCATAATATGATCTGATGATTTCCGCATCAATATTTAGGGCCATCATAGCGATGAACACCAAATACATAAGGTTGATCATCTTCTGACGTGGAGTCTGTTTTCCTTGTGCCATTCTTTTTCTTTGTTTTGGATTAAAATTTAAATTTAAAAATGGTTAGGAAATTATGACTTCATAGCGGTTAGCATACCACCATAAACTCTATTTAAATTATTTAAGTTAGATGTTAAACCTTGTAACTCCTGATTGAATTTTTCTGAATGCTCAGCAGACTTCTGCATATCTGCTACATATTTGTTAGCAAATTCTGATTGTCTTTTACCATTCTCCAACTGCATTGTATATAAAGCATTCATGCTTTCCATGTGTTGAGCTGCTTTATTTAGTTGGTCGTTATATTTGTGAGTAGAAGCAGAAACGTCTACTGTTTGGTTGATTTGATCAACAGAGTTTGAAAATTTATCAATTCCTGTTCTTAATCTATCGAATAATTGAACATCTAATTTAGCATCTTGCAACATCTTATCCAATTTCGAAGAAAGTGAATTTTCTAGTTCTGCAAATTGAGCTGCAGCATTATTTCTAGAAGATACATTAGAGTGAAGCGGATTTGGGTTTGCATGTTTATCTAATAATTCAGGATATACATTTTCCCAAGCATAAGACTCCTCAGACTTTGGAGGGTCAAAAGCGAAAATAATGAAGATGATAGCTTCAGTAATAAGCCCTACAGTAAGAGCAACGTTACCACTGATTGGCCCCAAGTTAATGTGAGTAATCTTAAGCCAAGCTCCAAGAATTACAATTGCAGCACCGAATGAATAAAAGAAATTCATCCAAGCATCTTTAGTCTTAAACATATAAGTTAGTTTTTTTTAATGATTAAAAATAAATTGTATTGAAAAATAATTGTTTGATCTGATTATCTGTTAACTCTTCTTGGTTTAACAGCAGCCTCAGGAATATCCTGTACAGTTCTGAATCCAATATAACTTCTAGCCGAATCTTTTCTTTCCCAATCTCTTGCACCAGTCATAAGCATTGCACCTATATCTTTCCAAGAACCTCCTCTTACAGATTTTTTAGAATCTGTTTTATCTTTAGTTGAAGGATTTAAAGTTGAAGAAAATCCGTATGAAGAATTGTTATAAGAAGATTCTGTCCATTCAGAAACGTTTCCAGCCATATCAAATAACCCAAATCCATTTTTCTTAAATTTCTTTACTGGAGCTGAATATGTATAAGTCCCTTTCTTATCATCTTCCATATAATTACCTCGTTTAGGTTTAAAGTTTGCCAAGTAGCAACCTCTGTCATCCATTAAATATGGACCTCCCCAAGGATATGTAGCATTTTGCATACCGCCTCTTGCTGCATATTCCCATTCGATCTCTGTAGGTAAACGGAATTGTAATGGTCTTTGTTTTCTTCTTTTCAAGCTTTCATTGTAATCTGTTTTCAATTTAGATCTGAAGTTACAATAAGCTCTTGCCTGATCCCAAGTTACCCCAACAACTGGATAATCTTTATAAGCTTTGTGCCAGAAATACTGTTCAAATAAGGGCTCGTTATATGCAAAGTGAAAATCTTTTACCCAAACTGTAGTATCCGGATAGATCGCGATGCTTTTACTTTTAAGGTAGTTTACTCCTCTTTCGTTGTCAGCAAGTGCAGCATCCATGTCTCCCCACTGATAATTATATTTTAATTTACTAACATCTAGGATTCTTTCATTCCCCATTCTAGAAGAAGCTGGCAAATACAAAGATTCTAGAACTTCCGCATATTCAACATCAGGATATTTTGTAGTATTCCAATGTAATGGGATTTTCCAATCTAATTTTTTACTTGCATCGTAACTACCGTCATCTCTTCCTCCCTGTCCTTCTAAATATTCTTGATAAGGAGTTAGGTTCTCTTCTTTTTTAGCAAGGTATGCATAATCTCCTATGCTTGCACCTCTGCCTCCGCCTTCGCCACCTTCTCCAGCAGCTTCAGCAAGTAGAGTTCTAGCAATAGAGTCTCTTACATAATTAATGAATACTCTGTATTCTGCATTAGTAGTTTCTGCTTCATCCATAAAGAAAGACGAAACGGTTACTGTTTTTAATGCTGATTTTTCAGGGGTATGTGTAATATCCTGATCAGCTAAACCTGCAATAAAAGATCCTGCAGGAATCGCAACCATACCGTATGGTCTTTCAGCAACAAATGATTTAGTTTTTTCTCTTGGTATCAACTCTCCTTTTGTTCCTGGCTTCCCTACAGAAGAGCTACCACCACCTGAACAAGATACCGACGCTACTGACGCAGACAATAATAATAGAAATATCCTTTTCATGTTAATTTTTATAATTAAGCCGTAAATATATAATTTTTTTAAGAAACTTTTAAGATTTTTTTTGAAATAACGCTAGAAATCTAAATTTATTTTATTTCCTAGTATTTTTATTCTACAGTTACCGACTTAGCGAGGTTTCTAGGCTGATCTACATTGGCTCCTCTATATACTGCAATGTAATAAGCTAAGAGTTGTAAAGGCACCGATGCAACGATCGGAGAAAAGCATTCAGACGTCTCAGGAATCTCAATAACATAGTCTGCCATTTCACTTACCTGTTTGTCTCCTCTATTAACAACAGCAATCACTTTCCCTTTTCTAGCCTTTATTTCCTGAACATTACTTACAATCTTATCATAGTGCCCCTTTTTAGGAGCAATAATAACGATTGGCATATTTTCATCAATTAAAGCAATTGGGCCATGCTTCATTTCTGCAGCAGGATACCCTTCTGCATGGATATAGGAAATTTCCTTCAATTTTAAAGCACCTTCTAAGGCTGCAGGGTAATTGTACCCTCTACCTAGATATAAGAAATTCTGAACTCCAACGAAATCTTTAGCTATGCTCTGTGTTAATTCATGTGTAGAATTCAAGACATCTTCTATTTTCTTTGGAATGGCATCCAATTCTGAAATAAGGCTCATGAATTCGGCATTTCCAAGGTTACCGTTATGTTTACCTAGTTTAAATGCTATCAACGTTAGAATCGTAAGCTGAGCTGTAAAAGCTTTTGTTGAAGCTACTCCAATCTCAGGTCCAGCATGTGTATATGAGCCGGCATCCGTAATTCTTGCAATAGATGAATCTACCACATTACATATACCATATATAAATGCTCCTTTTTCTTTAGCTAATTTTAAAGCAGCCATTGTATCAGCTGTTTCTCCAGACTGAGAAATTGCAATTACAACATCTTTATCCGTAATAATAGGATTTCTATATCTGAACTCTGATGCATATTCTACTTCAACAGGTATTCTTGCATATTCTTCTATAAGATATTCACCTATAAGACCAGCATGCCAAGAAGTTCCACAGGCAATTATAATTATTCTGTTGGCATTCTTAAATTTTTCAACATGATCCCAGATCCCTGCCATTTTTATTACGCCCTCATCTACAAGTAACCTTCCTCTCATTGTATCGTGAATGGACTTAGGCTGTTCGAAAATTTCCTTAAGCATGAAGTGCTCATATCCCCCCTTCTCTATCTGCTCTAAGTTCAATTTCAATTGTTGAATTTCAGGTTCTATTTTAGAATTCTCTTTGATCGTTCTAATGTCAACCCCTCCTTCTAAGGAAATTGTTGCCATATGCCCCTCTTCTAGGTAGATCGCTTCTTTCGTAAATTCTACAAAAGGAGATGCATCAGAAGCAATAAAGTACTCTTTATCACCAATTCCAATAGCTAAAGGAGAACCTAATCTACCAACTACTAAAACGCCAGGATAATCTTCATGCATAACCGTAATAGCATAAGCTCCATATACTTCATTCAAAGCATACCTTACAGCCGTTGGAAAATCTATTCCAGCATTTATATCCATAAAATACTGAATAAGATTTACTAATACCTCAGTATCTGTTTCAGACCTGAAGGTAAATCCCTTTTCAGTAAGCATCTTTTTAATGGTATCATAGTTTTCAATGATTCCATTATGGATAATAGCAATTTTGTTATTATTAGATAAATGCGGGTGAGAATTTCTATCACTTGGAACTCCGTGAGTTGCCCAACGGGTGTGCCCCATCCCCATTTTTGCAGTACCTTTTAGTTGACTCGAAATATTGACAAGATCATCAACTTTTCCTTTTGTCTTTTCAACTTCAAATGAATTATTCTCTTTTTCCAGAACAATTCCTGCACTGTCATATCCTCTGTATTCTAGTCTTCTAAGACCATTTATAACTACATCGTAAGCATCTTGAAAGCCTGTGTATCCAACTATTCCGCACATAATTTATTTGGTGTATTTTTAAAATTTTACTTTGTCGCGTATGTAATTTTTAACTGCATTTTTTTAGCATTGCTAATATCAGATCCTACTAATACAGCTCTATCCACTGTGTATGCTCTTGATGTGTATTTAGCTCCTGCTAAACCTGAATTATCTGACTTAGATAGGAAACCACCAATATCAATTCTAAAAGATTTATAGGTATTAACTGATGTTCCTTCAACTAGATCTTTTACTGATTTTGTAACAACAAAGTCATAGTAAGCTGGATTTTTATCTAAATCATAGGCTTTATATATACTAAAATTCGGAGTACCTGCTAGGGTAAGCACATCACTGGTAAAGTCTGTTTTTATTGGATCGGTTGCTTTTTCTTTATCATTTTGTAAGAAAGTAAACAACACTGGTTTCTTATAATTATTACTCCACGTTGAAGCATCAGTGTAGATTCTTATCTTAGCACTAATAATAGCAGCTTTATTTTTTTGATATAATGTTTTAAGATCATTGATTGCCGCATCAGGAATTTTCACTCCAATAGAAGGACCACCCATTCCCTGAGCAAATAATTTTGCATCACCTGTTTCAGTATTTCCAATTACTGCATTACCTAATGCAGATCCTACTCTGTTATATTCATATTGACCAACATGAGTATTACCAGCTCCTAAAGCAAATGCATAAGTCGCGGGTGTCTTAGTGGTTGTCCCATTTTCAGTCTTATCATATTTGTAATACATGATTAACTCCATATCATTAGGAGAAAACTGGAATAAATATCCATCACTCTCCTGAACAGAGATTCTAAGACCTCTGAAATGTCTTATAAAG is part of the Chryseobacterium paludis genome and encodes:
- the glmS gene encoding glutamine--fructose-6-phosphate transaminase (isomerizing), which encodes MCGIVGYTGFQDAYDVVINGLRRLEYRGYDSAGIVLEKENNSFEVEKTKGKVDDLVNISSQLKGTAKMGMGHTRWATHGVPSDRNSHPHLSNNNKIAIIHNGIIENYDTIKKMLTEKGFTFRSETDTEVLVNLIQYFMDINAGIDFPTAVRYALNEVYGAYAITVMHEDYPGVLVVGRLGSPLAIGIGDKEYFIASDASPFVEFTKEAIYLEEGHMATISLEGGVDIRTIKENSKIEPEIQQLKLNLEQIEKGGYEHFMLKEIFEQPKSIHDTMRGRLLVDEGVIKMAGIWDHVEKFKNANRIIIIACGTSWHAGLIGEYLIEEYARIPVEVEYASEFRYRNPIITDKDVVIAISQSGETADTMAALKLAKEKGAFIYGICNVVDSSIARITDAGSYTHAGPEIGVASTKAFTAQLTILTLIAFKLGKHNGNLGNAEFMSLISELDAIPKKIEDVLNSTHELTQSIAKDFVGVQNFLYLGRGYNYPAALEGALKLKEISYIHAEGYPAAEMKHGPIALIDENMPIVIIAPKKGHYDKIVSNVQEIKARKGKVIAVVNRGDKQVSEMADYVIEIPETSECFSPIVASVPLQLLAYYIAVYRGANVDQPRNLAKSVTVE
- a CDS encoding DUF4270 family protein, producing MTRTIKRTFAILSLAIFGSVLLYNCEPDPDSLGEQLFLDGAAHGNEKSYDLIAFNIKNNDTIKSDATQLGAAILGAFNEGQFGMQRASYVTQLRLSTYDPDFGTNAKVDSVVLVLKPTYASDSLTTTTDENYVYPDGNVPAKKEVKTYPINKYGRTKKTLTINVNEVTDFLKAATDEVKSNATFAYNTTVLGSKEFKGTINTVAITKDSDNSSIFTTTTPGIRIPLDNAKTLFQEKIIDKKGKPELADASNFIRHFRGLRISVQESDGYLFQFSPNDMELIMYYKYDKTENGTTTKTPATYAFALGAGNTHVGQYEYNRVGSALGNAVIGNTETGDAKLFAQGMGGPSIGVKIPDAAINDLKTLYQKNKAAIISAKIRIYTDASTWSNNYKKPVLFTFLQNDKEKATDPIKTDFTSDVLTLAGTPNFSIYKAYDLDKNPAYYDFVVTKSVKDLVEGTSVNTYKSFRIDIGGFLSKSDNSGLAGAKYTSRAYTVDRAVLVGSDISNAKKMQLKITYATK